In Pantoea cypripedii, the following proteins share a genomic window:
- a CDS encoding ribbon-helix-helix protein, CopG family — MIQSASDIQKRSDEKRGMKPKTYKLPLNTIDRIELLASHSGISQAAIIANAIDIYEQSLKRQ, encoded by the coding sequence ATGATTCAATCAGCCAGCGACATTCAGAAACGCAGCGATGAAAAGCGTGGTATGAAGCCCAAAACCTATAAACTCCCCCTGAATACCATCGACCGAATCGAGTTGCTCGCGAGTCATTCCGGGATATCTCAGGCAGCCATCATTGCTAATGCCATTGATATTTACGAACAGTCGCTAAAACGGCAGTAA
- the cutC gene encoding copper homeostasis protein CutC produces the protein MTKLEICCYGIDCAMTAQLSGADRVELCSAPREGGLTPSAGVLEAARRQVTIPVHPIVRPRGGDFCYTAHEFEVMKSDVALMRELGFPGLVIGMLDEDAHVDVARMRQIMALCDGMAVTFHRAFDLCHSPKRALEVLSDLGIARILTSGQQQSAETGIPLLRELNEQNVGPIIMAGAGVRLSNLQKFLDGGIQEVHSSASRLVASPMRYRKAGVSMCSEAETDEFSRYCVDGDVVEAMKSMMQMNTVRVA, from the coding sequence ATGACGAAACTGGAAATATGCTGCTACGGCATCGACTGTGCAATGACTGCGCAGCTGTCCGGTGCTGACCGAGTGGAACTGTGCAGCGCACCCCGTGAAGGCGGGCTGACACCCTCAGCGGGGGTGCTGGAAGCGGCGCGACGGCAGGTGACGATTCCGGTGCATCCCATTGTCCGGCCACGCGGCGGCGATTTTTGCTATACCGCCCACGAGTTCGAAGTGATGAAATCGGATGTGGCGCTGATGCGTGAACTGGGTTTCCCCGGTCTGGTTATTGGCATGCTGGATGAAGATGCCCATGTGGATGTCGCCCGTATGCGCCAGATTATGGCGTTGTGTGACGGCATGGCAGTGACCTTCCATCGCGCCTTTGACTTGTGCCATAGCCCAAAGCGTGCGCTTGAGGTACTGAGTGATTTGGGTATCGCGCGCATTCTGACTTCGGGTCAGCAGCAAAGCGCGGAAACCGGAATTCCATTATTGCGGGAACTTAATGAGCAAAACGTGGGTCCAATCATTATGGCCGGGGCAGGGGTGCGTCTTAGCAACCTGCAGAAGTTTCTGGATGGTGGAATCCAGGAAGTTCATAGCTCGGCAAGCCGCTTAGTCGCCTCCCCGATGCGCTACCGCAAAGCTGGGGTGTCGATGTGTTCTGAAGCGGAAACCGATGAATTCAGTCGCTACTGCGTTGATGGTGATGTGGTGGAAGCCATGAAAAGCATGATGCAGATGAACACCGTCCGGGTAGCCTGA
- a CDS encoding MalY/PatB family protein gives MAFNFDQWIDRRHSDSLKWHKYGDQDVLPLWVADTDFRSPECIITAIKNRAEHGVFGYGTTPTGLIDITISRLAQRYGWQIQPEWIVLLPGVVSGLNLSVRAFTDPAQSTVAPDPIYPPFRAAAKLADRHQTHLPLRLENQRWLMNLAAASEQMQGNERLLMLCNPQNPGGTAYRRDELLAQLAFAQQHDLIVCSDEIHCDLILSPGVQHVPFASLSEDAAQRSITLISPSKTFNIAGLGASMAIIPNPELRERFNQTRQGIVPAVDILALVAAEAAWREGDAWLAAQLDYLRANRDWLVEQVNALPGLSMVSPEATYLGWIDASQLAVASPALWFEQHGLGFSPGRDFGDDNFVRFNFGCTRATLEEAVARLQRAVATRR, from the coding sequence ATGGCATTCAATTTTGACCAATGGATAGACCGCCGTCACAGCGATAGTTTGAAATGGCACAAATATGGCGATCAGGATGTACTGCCGCTATGGGTTGCTGACACCGATTTTCGCTCCCCGGAATGCATAATTACTGCGATAAAAAACCGGGCAGAGCACGGTGTTTTCGGTTACGGCACTACGCCAACCGGATTGATTGATATCACGATTTCCCGTCTGGCGCAGCGCTATGGCTGGCAGATCCAGCCGGAATGGATTGTGCTGTTGCCTGGGGTTGTGAGTGGCCTGAATCTTTCGGTCCGCGCATTTACCGACCCTGCGCAAAGCACTGTCGCTCCGGACCCGATTTATCCCCCCTTTCGCGCTGCGGCTAAACTGGCAGATCGACATCAAACCCACTTACCACTGCGGTTAGAAAATCAGCGCTGGCTAATGAATCTGGCGGCGGCGAGTGAACAAATGCAGGGTAACGAGCGTCTGCTGATGCTGTGCAATCCGCAAAATCCGGGCGGCACTGCTTATCGTCGTGACGAGTTGCTGGCACAGCTGGCTTTTGCGCAACAGCATGATCTGATCGTCTGCTCTGATGAGATTCATTGCGACCTGATCCTCAGCCCCGGCGTACAGCACGTCCCCTTCGCATCGCTGAGCGAAGATGCGGCGCAACGCAGCATCACGCTGATTTCACCGTCGAAGACCTTCAACATTGCCGGGCTGGGCGCTTCAATGGCGATCATCCCTAACCCGGAATTACGTGAACGTTTTAATCAGACACGTCAGGGGATTGTGCCCGCGGTGGATATTCTGGCACTGGTCGCAGCAGAGGCGGCCTGGCGAGAGGGGGATGCCTGGCTGGCGGCGCAGCTTGATTATTTGCGCGCCAATCGTGACTGGCTGGTAGAACAGGTTAATGCCCTGCCCGGACTGAGCATGGTGTCCCCAGAAGCGACCTACCTCGGCTGGATCGATGCCAGCCAGCTTGCCGTTGCCAGCCCGGCACTGTGGTTTGAACAGCACGGGCTGGGTTTCTCACCAGGACGCGACTTTGGCGATGATAATTTTGTTCGTTTCAATTTTGGCTGTACCCGCGCCACGCTGGAGGAAGCTGTCGCCCGTCTGCAACGCGCGGTGGCAACCCGGCGTTAA
- a CDS encoding VOC family protein, which produces MTMIFPSELKDLEQDLLRFEQALLQFAERLGLQLDQHEADHVAVRCHQYATAERWKQGLLQIGSQFSEAMINGRPICLFKLHQPIQLAGWQVEVIELPWPGEKLYRHEGWEHVEIVLRGEPETLGMRAMALLADEALMQPGISFKTSTPQGEKERLPNPTLAVTDGQTTIKFHPWRLEEIVASEQA; this is translated from the coding sequence ATGACGATGATTTTTCCTTCAGAACTGAAGGATTTGGAACAGGACCTGCTGCGCTTTGAACAGGCGTTACTACAATTTGCTGAACGTTTGGGATTGCAGCTCGATCAGCACGAGGCCGATCATGTGGCTGTACGTTGCCATCAGTACGCTACGGCTGAGCGCTGGAAGCAGGGTTTGTTGCAAATCGGCAGCCAGTTCTCTGAAGCAATGATCAACGGTCGCCCGATTTGTTTGTTCAAATTGCATCAGCCAATACAGCTGGCGGGATGGCAGGTCGAGGTGATTGAGTTGCCCTGGCCGGGTGAAAAACTCTATCGGCATGAAGGCTGGGAACATGTGGAAATTGTGTTGCGTGGCGAGCCGGAAACGCTCGGCATGCGGGCGATGGCGCTGCTGGCCGATGAAGCGCTGATGCAACCGGGAATTTCGTTTAAAACCAGCACCCCGCAGGGCGAGAAGGAGCGTTTGCCCAATCCGACCCTGGCAGTGACGGATGGGCAAACCACCATTAAGTTTCATCCGTGGCGACTGGAAGAGATCGTCGCCAGCGAACAGGCTTAA
- the argS gene encoding arginine--tRNA ligase: protein MNIQALLSDKVGQAMIAAGAPADCEPQVRQSAKVQFGDYQANGIMAVAKKLGQAPRQLAEQVIQHLDLHGIASKVEIAGPGFINIFLDRQWLAEQAAQALILPRLGVSSVAPETVVIDYSAPNVAKEMHVGHVRSTIIGDAAVRTLEFLGHHVIRANHVGDWGTQFGMLIAYLEKQQNEHHEDIALADLEAFYREAKRTYDEDEAFAEIARGYVVKLQGGDEYCRTMWKKLVDITMSQNQKVYDRLNVTLTRKDVMGESLYNDMLPGIVADLKEKGLAVISEGATVVFLDEFKNKEGDPMGVIVQKKDGGYLYTTTDIACAKYRYETLHADRVLYYIDSRQHQHLQQAWTIVRKAGYVPESVPLEHHAFGMMLGKDGRPFKTRTGGTIKLADLLDEAVERALALVSEKNPDMTPQELQDLAEVVGIGAVKYADLSKSRTTDYVFDWDNMLAFEGNTAPYMQYAYTRVLSVFRKAGIDADSLQGEIVLTEEREAQLATRLLQFEEVITQVARDGTPHVMCAYLYDLAGQFSGFYEHCPILSAEDEQVRNSRLQLAALTAKTLKQGLDTLGIKTVERM from the coding sequence GTGAATATTCAGGCTCTTCTTTCCGACAAAGTCGGTCAGGCAATGATCGCGGCAGGTGCGCCTGCCGATTGCGAACCCCAGGTTCGTCAGTCCGCTAAGGTGCAATTTGGCGACTACCAGGCGAACGGTATCATGGCGGTGGCAAAAAAGCTCGGTCAGGCACCGCGTCAGCTGGCTGAGCAGGTGATCCAGCATCTTGACCTGCACGGTATTGCCAGCAAAGTCGAAATCGCCGGTCCCGGCTTCATTAATATCTTCCTCGATCGCCAGTGGCTGGCTGAACAGGCGGCGCAGGCGCTGATCTTACCCCGTCTTGGCGTTAGCAGTGTGGCACCCGAAACCGTGGTGATTGACTATTCCGCACCGAACGTGGCGAAAGAAATGCACGTGGGTCACGTCCGTTCCACCATCATCGGTGATGCTGCGGTGCGTACGCTGGAGTTTCTCGGCCACCATGTCATCCGTGCCAACCACGTCGGTGACTGGGGCACGCAGTTCGGTATGTTGATTGCCTACCTGGAAAAACAGCAGAACGAACATCATGAAGATATCGCCCTGGCGGACCTCGAAGCCTTCTACCGCGAAGCCAAACGCACTTATGACGAAGACGAAGCTTTCGCCGAGATCGCACGCGGCTATGTGGTGAAATTGCAGGGTGGCGATGAATATTGCCGCACCATGTGGAAGAAGCTGGTCGACATCACCATGAGTCAGAACCAGAAAGTTTATGACCGTTTAAATGTCACTCTGACGCGTAAAGATGTGATGGGTGAAAGCCTGTACAACGACATGCTGCCGGGCATCGTTGCCGACCTGAAAGAGAAAGGTCTGGCGGTGATCAGTGAAGGCGCAACCGTGGTGTTCCTTGATGAATTCAAAAACAAGGAAGGCGACCCGATGGGCGTGATTGTGCAGAAGAAAGATGGTGGCTATCTCTACACCACCACCGATATCGCCTGCGCGAAATACCGTTACGAAACCCTGCATGCTGACCGTGTGCTGTATTACATCGACTCACGTCAGCATCAGCATCTGCAACAGGCATGGACTATCGTGCGTAAAGCCGGTTACGTGCCTGAGAGCGTGCCGCTGGAGCACCACGCATTTGGTATGATGCTGGGCAAAGATGGCCGTCCGTTCAAAACCCGTACCGGCGGCACCATCAAACTGGCTGACCTGCTGGACGAAGCGGTTGAACGCGCACTGGCGCTGGTCAGCGAGAAAAACCCGGATATGACGCCGCAGGAGTTGCAGGATCTGGCGGAAGTGGTGGGCATCGGCGCGGTGAAATACGCCGACCTGTCAAAAAGCCGCACCACCGATTACGTCTTCGACTGGGACAACATGCTGGCCTTTGAAGGCAATACCGCGCCTTACATGCAGTATGCCTACACCCGCGTGCTGTCGGTGTTCCGCAAAGCCGGGATTGATGCCGACAGCCTGCAAGGCGAGATCGTACTGACTGAAGAACGTGAAGCCCAACTGGCCACTCGTCTGCTGCAATTTGAAGAAGTGATCACTCAGGTTGCGCGTGATGGTACGCCGCATGTGATGTGTGCTTATCTGTACGATTTGGCGGGTCAGTTCTCGGGCTTCTACGAGCACTGCCCGATCCTGTCGGCGGAAGATGAGCAGGTGCGTAATAGCCGTCTGCAACTGGCGGCATTGACAGCGAAAACGCTGAAGCAGGGTCTCGATACCCTCGGCATTAAAACTGTCGAACGTATGTAA
- the flhE gene encoding flagellar protein FlhE, with protein sequence MRRVWPGLLLLLPLWAVAADGAWHASASGPTLGARGNWLASPPLRATSKVQGTISQVSWRYQLSRPAPSGLVVRLCATQRCVLLEGASGTTRGLAHIAADETLHLAFGFNGRGAVPPGLRVVSSEVTVNYH encoded by the coding sequence ATGCGTCGCGTGTGGCCGGGTTTGTTGCTGTTATTACCCCTGTGGGCGGTAGCGGCGGACGGTGCGTGGCATGCCAGCGCCAGCGGGCCGACGCTTGGGGCGCGCGGTAACTGGCTGGCTTCTCCACCGTTGCGTGCCACATCAAAGGTACAGGGAACAATTTCACAGGTGAGCTGGCGTTATCAACTGAGCCGCCCGGCACCCTCCGGGCTGGTGGTGCGCCTTTGTGCCACCCAGCGTTGTGTGTTGCTGGAGGGGGCGAGCGGGACGACGCGCGGTTTGGCGCATATCGCTGCAGATGAGACGCTACATCTGGCTTTTGGATTTAACGGCCGGGGCGCCGTGCCGCCAGGCCTGCGCGTGGTGAGCAGTGAAGTTACGGTGAATTATCACTAG
- the flhA gene encoding flagellar biosynthesis protein FlhA yields the protein MANLAEKLRLPGNFKDTQWQVLAGPVLIMMILSMMVLPLPAFILDLLFTFNIALSIMVLLVAMFTQRTLDFAAFPTILLFSTLLRLALNVASTRIILLDGHTGAAAAGRVVEAFGHFLVGGNFAIGIVVFIILVIINFMVITKGAGRIAEVGARFVLDGMPGKQMAIDADLNAGLIGEEEAKRRRSEVTQEADFYGSMDGASKFVRGDAIAGIMIMVINVIGGLLVGVVQHGLDLGHAAETYTLLTIGDGLVAQIPALVISTAAGVIVTRVSTDQDVGEQMVGQLFNNPRVLMLSGGVIGLLGLVPGMPNFVFLLFTAGLLGLAWWLRGRQMQPKKQPEASSVVKSQETPATVEASWTDVQLEDSLGMEVGYRLIPMVDHLQNGELLGRIRSIRKKVAQDVGFLPPVVHIRDNMELPPARYRILMKGVEIGSGDAYPGRWMAINPGTAAGTLPGEATVDPAFGLAAIWIDSALKEQAQIQGFTVVEASTVVATHLNHLIGQYASELFGRQEAQQLLDRVTQEMPKLTEDLVPGVITLTTLHKVLQNLLTERVSIRDMRTIIETLAEHAPVQTDAQELTSVVRVALGRAITQQWFPGNGEVQVIGLDATLERLLLQALQGGGGLEPGLADRLLHQAQDALQRQEMLGAPPVLLVNHPLRALLARFLRRNLPQLVVLSNMELTDNRQIRMTATIGGK from the coding sequence ATGGCTAATCTGGCCGAAAAGCTGCGGTTACCGGGCAACTTCAAAGACACACAATGGCAGGTACTGGCCGGTCCGGTACTGATCATGATGATCCTGTCGATGATGGTGCTGCCATTACCCGCGTTCATCCTTGACCTGCTGTTTACCTTTAACATTGCGCTGTCGATCATGGTGTTGCTGGTGGCGATGTTCACCCAGCGCACGCTGGATTTCGCGGCATTTCCTACCATTCTGCTGTTCTCCACCTTGTTGCGTCTGGCGCTTAACGTCGCCTCGACACGTATCATCCTGCTGGATGGTCATACTGGTGCCGCAGCGGCAGGACGTGTGGTGGAAGCCTTCGGCCACTTTCTGGTCGGTGGTAACTTCGCCATTGGTATCGTGGTGTTCATCATTCTGGTCATCATCAACTTTATGGTTATCACCAAGGGTGCTGGCCGTATCGCTGAGGTGGGTGCGCGCTTTGTCCTCGATGGGATGCCCGGCAAACAGATGGCGATTGACGCCGACCTGAACGCCGGATTGATCGGTGAAGAGGAAGCCAAACGCCGTCGCTCAGAGGTGACCCAGGAAGCGGACTTCTACGGTTCGATGGACGGTGCCAGTAAGTTTGTGCGTGGTGATGCCATCGCCGGGATCATGATCATGGTGATAAACGTGATCGGTGGCCTGCTGGTGGGTGTGGTTCAGCACGGTCTGGATCTGGGGCACGCAGCCGAAACCTATACGCTGCTGACTATCGGTGATGGCCTGGTAGCGCAGATCCCGGCGCTGGTCATCTCGACTGCTGCCGGTGTCATCGTAACACGCGTCAGCACCGACCAGGACGTTGGCGAGCAGATGGTGGGCCAGTTGTTTAACAACCCGCGCGTGCTGATGCTAAGTGGTGGGGTGATCGGTTTGCTGGGCCTGGTGCCGGGTATGCCTAACTTCGTGTTCCTGCTGTTTACCGCAGGGTTACTGGGCCTGGCCTGGTGGTTGCGTGGCCGTCAGATGCAGCCGAAGAAACAACCGGAAGCGTCCAGTGTAGTGAAAAGTCAGGAGACGCCTGCCACGGTTGAAGCTTCATGGACCGACGTCCAATTGGAAGATTCACTCGGTATGGAAGTTGGCTATCGCCTGATTCCGATGGTCGATCATTTACAAAACGGTGAACTGCTGGGGCGTATCCGCAGTATCCGTAAAAAAGTGGCGCAGGATGTGGGCTTTCTGCCGCCTGTGGTACATATCCGCGACAACATGGAACTGCCGCCTGCCCGTTACCGCATCCTGATGAAAGGGGTGGAAATTGGCAGCGGTGATGCTTATCCGGGACGCTGGATGGCGATTAACCCTGGCACCGCAGCGGGCACTCTGCCGGGTGAGGCGACCGTCGATCCCGCTTTCGGCCTGGCGGCTATCTGGATCGACAGTGCTCTGAAAGAGCAGGCTCAGATTCAGGGCTTCACCGTGGTGGAAGCCAGTACCGTGGTGGCCACGCACCTCAATCACCTGATTGGACAATACGCCAGCGAGCTGTTTGGTCGTCAGGAAGCGCAGCAATTGCTGGATCGCGTGACGCAGGAAATGCCGAAACTCACTGAAGACCTGGTGCCGGGCGTCATTACCCTGACCACGTTGCATAAGGTCTTGCAGAACCTGCTGACGGAGCGTGTGTCGATTCGCGACATGCGCACCATTATCGAAACCCTCGCCGAACATGCACCGGTGCAGACCGATGCGCAGGAACTGACCAGCGTAGTTCGCGTGGCGCTGGGCCGCGCCATCACCCAGCAGTGGTTCCCAGGCAACGGGGAAGTGCAGGTGATTGGTTTGGATGCGACGCTGGAACGCTTATTGTTGCAGGCATTACAGGGCGGCGGCGGCCTGGAACCGGGTCTCGCCGATCGCTTGTTGCATCAGGCACAGGATGCGCTGCAACGTCAGGAAATGCTGGGTGCGCCGCCGGTGCTGCTGGTTAACCATCCGCTGCGGGCATTGCTGGCGCGCTTCCTGCGCCGCAATCTGCCGCAGCTGGTGGTGTTGTCTAATATGGAGCTGACGGATAACCGCCAGATTCGCATGACCGCCACCATCGGAGGCAAATAA
- the flhB gene encoding flagellar biosynthesis protein FlhB, with protein sequence MAEDSSDEDKTESPTAHRLEKAREEGQIPRSRELTSLLMMLSGIMILWLGGTSMARRLAAMVATGFRFDHGMVTDDKVIVAHISTLIGQAVLAVLPLMAGLVLVAMAAPMLLGGIVISGKSLSLDLTKLNPLSGLKRMVSGQTWAELLKAILKAVLVGAVAGWYVWSHWPEMLRLISESPMNALEHGMNMIAVCCVLVMLGLIPMVGFDVFWQLYSYFKKLRMSRQDIRDEFKQQEGDPHVKGRIRQAMRAAARRRMMADVPKADVIVTNPTHYSVALQYNEKKMSAPKVIAKGAGDVALKIRELGKEHRVPILEAPPLARALYRHTEIGQFIPGALYAAVAEVLAWVWQLRRWKREGGMIPKKPNNLSVPAEMDIPGENRNDG encoded by the coding sequence GTGGCTGAAGACAGTAGCGACGAGGACAAAACAGAATCGCCCACAGCGCACCGACTTGAAAAAGCGCGTGAAGAGGGGCAGATTCCGCGTTCGCGCGAGCTGACGTCATTACTGATGATGTTATCCGGCATTATGATTTTATGGCTGGGTGGCACCAGCATGGCGCGACGGCTGGCGGCGATGGTCGCGACTGGTTTTCGTTTTGATCATGGCATGGTCACGGATGACAAAGTGATCGTGGCACATATCAGTACCCTGATTGGTCAGGCGGTGCTGGCGGTGCTGCCGCTGATGGCCGGTTTAGTGCTGGTGGCGATGGCTGCACCGATGCTGCTGGGCGGTATCGTCATCAGCGGTAAATCTCTCAGCCTCGATTTAACCAAACTTAACCCGTTGAGTGGTCTGAAACGTATGGTTTCAGGACAAACCTGGGCTGAGCTGCTGAAAGCCATCCTCAAGGCGGTGTTGGTGGGGGCGGTGGCTGGTTGGTATGTCTGGTCGCACTGGCCGGAGATGCTGCGTTTAATCAGTGAATCCCCGATGAACGCGCTGGAACATGGCATGAACATGATCGCCGTGTGCTGTGTGCTGGTGATGTTGGGTTTGATTCCGATGGTCGGCTTCGATGTGTTTTGGCAGTTGTACAGCTACTTCAAAAAATTACGCATGTCGCGCCAGGATATCCGTGACGAATTCAAACAGCAGGAGGGCGATCCTCATGTTAAAGGGCGAATTCGTCAGGCGATGCGCGCCGCTGCCCGCCGCCGCATGATGGCTGACGTACCCAAGGCCGATGTGATCGTCACCAACCCGACGCACTACTCGGTGGCACTGCAATATAACGAGAAAAAAATGAGCGCACCGAAGGTGATCGCCAAAGGGGCGGGTGATGTGGCGCTGAAAATTCGCGAACTGGGCAAAGAACATCGCGTACCCATTCTTGAAGCACCGCCGCTGGCGCGTGCGCTATATCGTCATACCGAAATTGGTCAGTTCATTCCAGGGGCACTTTATGCGGCGGTGGCCGAAGTGCTGGCGTGGGTCTGGCAGCTGCGACGCTGGAAGCGTGAAGGCGGCATGATACCGAAGAAACCTAATAATCTGTCGGTCCCGGCAGAGATGGACATTCCAGGAGAGAACAGAAACGATGGCTAA
- the cobA gene encoding uroporphyrinogen-III C-methyltransferase, with protein MTQAIETLDKLFNPPGLEAPQGQVWLVGAGPGDVELLTLKALRLIKSADVVVYDRLVSDDVMAEVPASTLAIDVGKKPGSHGLKQAQINQLLVDLARSGRNVVRLKGGDPFIFGRGGEEMVCLQQAGIGCQVVPGITAAAGCAAASGIPLTHRECAQSLRLITGHGKTGEPQLDDHSLTAANQTLVFYMGLKWSASISVQLQAQGREPTTPVAIIENGTRPEQRVLITTLEQLSETVAREQPQSPALLLVGDVVRFYRATSVANATHYTMV; from the coding sequence ATGACCCAGGCAATTGAGACACTGGATAAACTGTTTAACCCGCCGGGATTGGAAGCGCCACAGGGGCAGGTATGGTTGGTGGGTGCCGGGCCGGGCGATGTGGAGCTGCTGACGCTGAAAGCGCTGCGGTTGATCAAAAGTGCGGATGTGGTGGTCTATGACCGGCTGGTCAGTGATGATGTCATGGCGGAAGTGCCGGCCAGTACGCTGGCGATCGATGTCGGTAAAAAGCCTGGCAGCCATGGGTTAAAACAGGCGCAGATCAATCAACTGTTGGTGGATCTGGCGCGTAGCGGGCGCAATGTGGTGCGTCTGAAGGGGGGCGATCCTTTTATTTTTGGTCGTGGTGGGGAAGAGATGGTTTGTCTCCAGCAGGCCGGAATTGGTTGTCAGGTGGTGCCAGGGATTACGGCCGCTGCAGGTTGTGCGGCAGCCAGCGGTATTCCACTGACCCATCGCGAATGCGCCCAGTCGCTGCGACTGATTACCGGGCACGGTAAAACCGGCGAGCCGCAGCTGGATGATCATAGCCTCACCGCCGCCAATCAGACGCTGGTGTTTTATATGGGGCTGAAATGGAGCGCCAGTATTAGCGTACAGTTGCAGGCGCAGGGGCGAGAACCGACCACGCCGGTTGCCATCATTGAGAATGGCACGCGACCAGAACAGCGGGTGCTCATCACCACCCTGGAGCAGCTTAGCGAGACAGTCGCCCGCGAGCAGCCGCAATCACCAGCGTTGTTGCTGGTGGGTGACGTGGTGCGCTTTTATCGCGCGACCAGCGTCGCCAACGCGACACATTACACAATGGTGTAG